One part of the Terrimicrobium sacchariphilum genome encodes these proteins:
- the rhaM gene encoding L-rhamnose mutarotase — MSSPKIRKAFIMSVFPGKESEYAQRHAHVWPELLRVLKEHGVSNYSIFLDEQTSQIFACLEIESEEKFAAIADTDVCKRWWKYMAEIMSSNDDNSPVVRDCRQVFNIE, encoded by the coding sequence ATGTCTTCCCCGAAGATCCGCAAAGCGTTTATCATGTCCGTCTTTCCGGGCAAAGAAAGCGAGTATGCGCAACGTCATGCCCATGTCTGGCCGGAGCTGCTTCGTGTTCTGAAGGAGCACGGCGTGAGCAACTATTCCATCTTTCTAGACGAGCAGACGTCTCAAATATTTGCCTGCCTGGAGATTGAGTCGGAGGAGAAATTTGCAGCAATAGCAGACACAGATGTCTGCAAGAGATGGTGGAAATACATGGCTGAAATCATGTCGTCAAATGATGATAACAGCCCTGTCGTACGAGATTGCCGTCAGGTCTTTAATATTGAATAG
- a CDS encoding DUF721 domain-containing protein, translating into MALRIEEIRRRVLEDWRGLPEPIEKPDRCVAVPDALKKLLPKLGLSERLNEQEIQSAWKDIVGEFLASHSVPSAVREGVLTVQVLQPTVRYELDRSWKPQILQKLQARFGAKAIREVRFRS; encoded by the coding sequence ATGGCCCTGCGCATAGAGGAAATCCGTCGCCGCGTCCTCGAGGACTGGCGCGGCCTGCCCGAGCCGATCGAGAAACCCGATCGCTGCGTCGCCGTGCCCGATGCGCTGAAAAAGCTCCTCCCCAAGCTCGGCCTCTCCGAACGTCTCAACGAGCAGGAGATCCAGAGCGCGTGGAAGGACATCGTCGGGGAGTTCCTCGCCAGCCACTCCGTCCCCTCCGCCGTCCGCGAGGGCGTCCTCACCGTCCAGGTCCTCCAGCCCACCGTGCGCTACGAACTCGACCGCAGCTGGAAACCCCAGATCCTGCAAAAACTCCAGGCCCGCTTCGGCGCCAAGGCCATCCGCGAGGTTCGCTTTCGGAGTTAA
- a CDS encoding ferredoxin, translated as MADLANKYAQNVGGKFYVDDQCIDCDLCRETAPSNFKRDDDGGHSFVYKQPESPEEETLCKEAMEGCPVEAIGNDGE; from the coding sequence ATGGCAGATCTAGCGAACAAATACGCGCAGAACGTGGGAGGCAAATTCTACGTGGACGACCAGTGCATCGATTGCGACCTGTGTCGCGAAACCGCTCCGTCCAACTTCAAGCGCGACGACGACGGCGGGCACAGCTTCGTCTACAAACAGCCCGAGTCTCCTGAGGAGGAGACCCTCTGCAAGGAAGCCATGGAAGGCTGCCCGGTCGAGGCCATCGGCAACGACGGCGAATAA
- a CDS encoding dihydroneopterin aldolase produces the protein MNEIFIKALAVDVHIGVPDEERAQPQRIHLDITIVPRVPFDALDDDITRTVDYDAASQSIVRLAQARPRRLIETLASEISHMLIRDYPATAATVEIRKVILPNTKYVAVRHTAHAGT, from the coding sequence GTGAACGAAATCTTCATCAAAGCCCTCGCCGTCGACGTCCATATCGGAGTCCCCGACGAGGAACGCGCCCAGCCCCAGCGCATCCACCTCGATATCACCATCGTTCCGCGCGTCCCCTTCGACGCCCTCGACGACGACATCACCCGCACCGTCGACTACGACGCCGCCTCGCAAAGCATCGTCCGTCTCGCGCAGGCGCGTCCCCGCCGACTCATCGAGACCCTCGCCAGCGAGATCAGCCACATGCTCATCCGCGACTATCCCGCTACCGCTGCCACCGTGGAAATCCGCAAAGTCATCCTGCCCAACACCAAATACGTCGCCGTCCGCCACACCGCCCACGCCGGGACCTAG
- a CDS encoding LacI family DNA-binding transcriptional regulator — translation MKLVKISMRAVAEKAGVSSMTVSRALRNHPSLPESTRRRIQKIADEMGYRPNPMVSTLMAQLRGVRPHGGFATICFVTAYPDPAHWKDLSLNVHAFQGARMRADALGYGVEHFCLTEPGMTDQRANKILHGRGVAGLIIAPLPEPPPQINLAWDWFACAAIGYSMKAPVLHRAVNDQLATVSTACRSLSELGYKRIGLAIQASDDERVNRRWVAGFSAEQFYAPASGRVPILMTSDWQKRTFSKWLHKHRPDAILCLDSSVKNWVEEEGFSVPTEVGVASLHSDGSNIGLSGVAQHYERVGELAVDIVVEQIHKNERGIPKAPKVVMAGGEWIMGNSTISHIRERSARA, via the coding sequence ATGAAACTGGTCAAAATTTCGATGAGAGCTGTGGCCGAAAAGGCCGGGGTATCGTCCATGACAGTTTCGCGAGCGCTGCGAAACCACCCGAGCCTGCCCGAGTCTACGAGACGGCGCATTCAGAAAATTGCCGATGAAATGGGATATCGCCCAAATCCTATGGTGTCGACCCTTATGGCTCAGCTACGGGGCGTGCGCCCCCACGGGGGATTTGCGACGATTTGTTTTGTAACGGCCTATCCGGATCCCGCGCATTGGAAGGATCTATCCCTAAACGTCCATGCCTTCCAAGGGGCGCGAATGCGGGCCGATGCACTCGGCTATGGCGTTGAGCATTTCTGCCTGACCGAGCCTGGAATGACGGACCAGCGTGCGAACAAAATCCTCCACGGACGTGGAGTGGCTGGCTTGATCATTGCCCCGTTGCCCGAGCCACCTCCGCAGATAAATCTGGCCTGGGATTGGTTCGCGTGTGCGGCCATCGGGTATTCCATGAAAGCTCCGGTGTTGCACCGAGCCGTCAACGACCAGTTGGCGACAGTCTCCACGGCCTGCCGATCTCTGAGTGAGCTGGGATACAAGCGTATTGGCTTGGCCATTCAGGCCAGCGACGATGAGCGGGTAAACAGAAGGTGGGTCGCCGGTTTCTCGGCTGAACAGTTCTATGCGCCTGCCAGCGGGAGAGTTCCAATCCTGATGACAAGCGATTGGCAAAAACGGACGTTTTCAAAGTGGCTTCACAAACATCGACCCGATGCCATCCTCTGTCTCGATTCGTCCGTCAAGAATTGGGTGGAGGAGGAGGGGTTTTCCGTCCCCACGGAGGTGGGTGTAGCCAGCCTGCACAGCGACGGCAGCAACATCGGTTTATCGGGCGTAGCCCAACATTACGAGCGGGTCGGGGAGCTGGCGGTTGATATCGTGGTTGAACAGATCCACAAAAACGAAAGGGGCATACCCAAAGCGCCCAAGGTCGTGATGGCCGGCGGAGAGTGGATAATGGGAAATTCCACGATCAGCCACATTCGTGAACGGTCTGCGAGAGCTTAA
- a CDS encoding HAD family hydrolase: MIRNVILDWSGTLANDLGPVLEATNAIFHDFGRAPLTLEEFRHHFRLPFSGFYAELLPEATTEGLEVLYERFFANLQERVELLPGAREFLEFCASTGRRTFLLSTIKKHHFETQAGRLGVYASFEHAYVEIMDKREKIRDILHDHGLNPAETMFVGDMVHDIETARHGGVLDVAVLTGFDPLEKLTPARPSVIVQDLAALQRLLS, translated from the coding sequence ATGATCCGCAACGTCATCCTCGACTGGTCCGGCACCCTTGCCAACGATCTCGGCCCCGTACTGGAGGCCACCAACGCTATTTTCCACGACTTCGGTCGCGCCCCGCTCACGCTCGAGGAATTCCGCCACCACTTCCGGCTCCCTTTCTCCGGGTTCTACGCTGAACTGCTCCCCGAGGCTACCACCGAGGGCCTCGAGGTTCTCTATGAGCGCTTCTTTGCCAATCTCCAGGAGCGCGTCGAACTCCTCCCCGGCGCGCGGGAATTCCTCGAGTTCTGCGCCAGCACGGGACGCCGCACCTTCCTCCTCAGCACGATCAAGAAGCACCATTTCGAAACCCAGGCCGGCCGCCTCGGTGTCTACGCCTCCTTTGAACACGCCTACGTCGAGATCATGGACAAGCGGGAAAAAATCCGCGACATCCTCCACGACCACGGCCTGAACCCTGCCGAAACCATGTTCGTCGGCGACATGGTCCACGACATCGAGACCGCCCGCCACGGTGGAGTCCTCGATGTCGCCGTGCTCACCGGCTTTGACCCCCTGGAAAAACTCACGCCGGCCCGCCCCAGCGTCATCGTCCAGGACCTCGCCGCCCTCCAGCGCCTCCTCTCCTGA
- a CDS encoding glycoside hydrolase family 36 protein, with protein sequence MSVTNNWFVSERGELRLGGRVLLSDLVSRVELADGFVAIGAVSATEKSQDAWVHKIDSIAISHTWEECDQWFKVRTIIRNDSQTAVNIRSVEPFSGVLCLGWDRIFSQSETMTKKVGIFEFQGIFESHMCVALSGLNDEEGLLAGFEDLSDSFYRFSADASVRRLTPVCPREDIALAPGAELEISPLLIGAGQRMSALFSEYAKVTGQRLGARVSSETMSGWCSWYHYYGSETEDDILENARVLRASPLGERIKVIQIDEGWNRPGVDAQRVWGDWQPGGKFPMGMKRMADEIHALGFQAGLWLAPFSADPASTLVAEHPDWLIQTRNRQGGLLDAGGPAEVKGLDLTHPEVLNWLEETFNRVFYDWGFDYVKIDFLMHGVLEGNRFDPTKTTAEAFRMGMEVIRRCAGEEKFVLACGSPLGPAIGLCDAMRIGPDVGGRWYAPINLVEWPQGNCSIRAAAYPTFYRQWMHEAWWQNDPDCLLARDVSVSHEIAAFEHIRAELPTTGLGISEKDFGLTLNEAEFWVRAVWFTGGLSVLSEVWNNLPPERQLLLQQAFASHRQKVGLVNCFRDPDLAVLRSTSDRAMIGLFNLSDDSKSIQISENACNDKSYKEWLSGEIISVREGRFPPLPPRSARIWIEFPE encoded by the coding sequence ATGAGCGTTACAAATAATTGGTTTGTCTCTGAACGCGGGGAATTGCGATTGGGAGGTCGCGTCCTTTTGTCCGATCTAGTTTCGCGCGTCGAGCTTGCGGACGGTTTTGTTGCCATAGGTGCGGTTTCGGCGACGGAGAAGTCGCAAGACGCGTGGGTCCATAAGATCGATAGTATCGCCATTTCCCATACATGGGAGGAGTGCGATCAATGGTTCAAGGTCCGAACGATCATTCGCAATGATAGCCAAACGGCAGTCAATATTCGTTCCGTCGAACCGTTTTCCGGGGTTTTGTGCTTAGGTTGGGATCGAATATTCTCACAAAGCGAAACCATGACGAAGAAGGTTGGGATTTTCGAGTTTCAAGGAATCTTTGAGTCCCACATGTGTGTAGCACTTTCAGGGTTAAATGATGAAGAGGGTCTGCTTGCCGGATTTGAAGATCTGAGCGACAGTTTCTACCGATTTTCCGCAGATGCGAGCGTACGTAGACTAACCCCGGTGTGCCCTCGGGAGGATATCGCTCTCGCGCCGGGCGCCGAACTGGAAATTTCCCCTCTTTTGATCGGAGCAGGGCAAAGAATGAGCGCCTTGTTCAGCGAGTATGCAAAGGTGACAGGCCAGAGGCTCGGCGCAAGGGTATCCTCAGAGACCATGTCGGGATGGTGTAGCTGGTATCACTATTATGGCAGCGAGACCGAGGACGATATTCTCGAAAACGCGAGAGTTCTAAGGGCATCTCCTCTGGGTGAACGGATCAAGGTTATTCAAATTGATGAAGGCTGGAATCGCCCCGGAGTTGACGCGCAGAGAGTCTGGGGTGACTGGCAGCCTGGCGGGAAGTTTCCGATGGGAATGAAGCGCATGGCGGATGAAATTCACGCTCTGGGCTTTCAAGCCGGGCTGTGGTTGGCGCCCTTTAGTGCTGATCCGGCAAGCACCCTCGTTGCGGAGCACCCCGACTGGCTTATTCAGACCAGGAATCGACAAGGCGGTCTTCTCGATGCCGGAGGTCCGGCTGAGGTGAAGGGGCTGGACTTGACACATCCGGAAGTCCTGAACTGGCTGGAAGAGACTTTTAACCGCGTTTTTTACGACTGGGGTTTTGATTATGTAAAAATCGATTTTCTGATGCACGGCGTTTTGGAAGGAAATAGATTTGATCCCACCAAGACGACTGCAGAGGCCTTCAGGATGGGTATGGAAGTGATCCGACGCTGCGCTGGAGAGGAGAAATTTGTTTTGGCTTGCGGAAGTCCCCTCGGTCCCGCCATTGGGCTCTGTGACGCTATGCGCATCGGACCCGACGTGGGCGGCCGCTGGTACGCCCCTATCAATCTGGTGGAATGGCCCCAGGGGAACTGCAGTATTCGCGCAGCAGCCTATCCGACGTTTTACCGGCAGTGGATGCACGAGGCCTGGTGGCAGAACGATCCGGATTGTTTATTGGCTCGCGACGTCTCCGTTTCTCACGAGATCGCAGCGTTTGAACATATCAGGGCGGAGCTGCCAACCACCGGGCTGGGGATTTCAGAAAAGGACTTTGGCCTGACATTGAATGAAGCGGAATTCTGGGTCAGAGCGGTCTGGTTTACCGGTGGGTTGAGCGTGCTTTCTGAAGTCTGGAACAACCTGCCGCCTGAGCGTCAGCTTCTCCTTCAACAAGCATTTGCATCTCATCGGCAAAAGGTAGGCTTGGTTAATTGCTTTCGTGATCCCGATCTGGCCGTGCTCCGATCAACGAGCGATCGGGCAATGATTGGTCTCTTTAACCTCTCCGACGACTCGAAAAGCATTCAGATATCTGAAAATGCCTGCAACGATAAGTCCTATAAGGAATGGCTTTCAGGAGAGATTATCTCCGTCCGGGAAGGACGCTTTCCGCCCCTTCCACCCAGAAGCGCTCGAATCTGGATTGAGTTCCCTGAATAG